CGTTCCATGCGCCGTGAGGTGTCCCGCGTTGCCGTGGCCCTCGCCATGGCGGCCTCCCATTCCGCCCGAGCCTTGTCGATCTCCTCGATACGGCTCCCCGCCTCGAGTTCCGCGACGGCCTGTTGCTGCGCGGCCGCCAGCGCCTCGGCCGCCGCCATCTGCGCCTCCAGGAGCGGGGTGTGCAGCCGCGCCAGCAGCTGGCCCGAATGCACCCGGTCACCTTCCTGCACCAAGATCTCGGCAACGTGTTCTGTGGCGTTGAAGGTGAGCTGCGCCTCGCGAATGTCCACGTTTCCGTACAGGGTGAGCCGATCGGCCTCCGCGTGCGGCGCGCGGCCCTGCCACCAGAACCAGCCGCCGATGCCGGCCACGAGCAGCACCGGGATGATCAACAGACCGGGTTTCCTTTTCATTTCATTCCCCGTCGAACATGATTTCAGGCGATTGCCGGAAAATGGCATACCAGATCGCGCCGGGTGAGCTGCGAAGCAGCGAACGGCTTGGGCAGGAAGCCCAAGACCGGTGCCCAAGCAAAGCAGGGACAGCGCCGCGCCGGGATCGTTCGTCATCAAGGCGCGACATCAGGCGCATCGTCGAACGATGGAACGGTTGTCGCAACACAGAGGACGGACGAAAAGACAGGCAGGATGGTATGTCATTCGACAGAAATCGCCGCAGTGAATCACAACGCCGTTAGGCCATAGCCCAGGGTCAGCATCCCCATGACGACAAGAATCACTATGGCGTCGCGGCACGCCGCCCACCCGCCCAGGGCCAACGCGTATACGGCCTTGAGAAAATTGTTGCTGCCCGACGCGATAAAGAACGCGGCCGCCAGCTGGTCCATCCCGATGCCCTGGTAACTGCCCTTCAGCAGGGAGAGGACGAACGGGTCGATGTCCGTAAATCCGACTACGAAGGAGAGGAGTTGCAGACCGGTGTTACCGAAGTTATGAATGATCGCCCTGGTCAGCAGGAGCATGACGATAAACAGTATCGCAAACAGAAAGGCGGTCCCCAGTTCGAGCGGATTCCGCGGCGGGTCGGGGGTCTCATCGATGGATCCGGCCGACCCGAACTTCATCAGGAATACGGCGGCGGCGATGGCCGCCGTGCCCAGCACGGCGAAGGGAATCAGGGTGGGAGGCAGAAAGGCCGCGTTCAATGCCCCGATGAGCGCCAGCAGGCGCAAGTACATCATGCCCGAGGCCGCGACGATAGCCGCGGAGATGCTCCTCGCATCTCCTTCCCCCGTGCGGGCCTTGCGCGCCAGCACCACCGTGGTTGCGGTGCTCGAGTACAGTCCCCCGAGCAACCCGGTGATCAGGTAGCCCCCGCGCGCTGCGACATAGCGCTTCAGGATATAGCCCAGATACGAGATCGCGGAGATGGCGACCACGGCGACCCAGATCTTGAAAGGGGAGGCCGTCACGTAAGGGGTGATCGGCCTGTCCGGCAGCAGGGGCAGGATGACCGCGGACAGAAGCAGGAACTTCGCCAGGGTCACCACCTCCCGGTGGTCCATGTGCTCGTAGATGCGGTGGGTAAACGGCTTGGCGCTGAGGGTGAAGATCAGCGAAACGAAAAGGAGCGCCAGAAACCAGACAGGCGTCAACTGAGCGGCGGGCCCGAAGCAATACACGAGCAGACCGGCGAGCACCTGCACGCTACTGGCCCGCCCATGCGCGAGTTTTCGGTAATAGAAGATCCCGTAGAACACCACCAAGGCCGCCATCCCGGCGATAAACAGCCGAAATTCATGATCCAGAGCGAAGGTCACGAACCCGAACAGCGCGATCAGCGTATAGGTCCGGGCGCTGCCCAGGGTCAGCTTCGACGGATCGTCTTCCCGGTACTCTCGAAACTCTAGCCCGGTCAGGAACCCGAATAGTCCCACCAGCA
This Gammaproteobacteria bacterium DNA region includes the following protein-coding sequences:
- a CDS encoding DUF4010 domain-containing protein, giving the protein MNPVGLDLLLSQLWFQFLLVGLFGFLTGLEFREYREDDPSKLTLGSARTYTLIALFGFVTFALDHEFRLFIAGMAALVVFYGIFYYRKLAHGRASSVQVLAGLLVYCFGPAAQLTPVWFLALLFVSLIFTLSAKPFTHRIYEHMDHREVVTLAKFLLLSAVILPLLPDRPITPYVTASPFKIWVAVVAISAISYLGYILKRYVAARGGYLITGLLGGLYSSTATTVVLARKARTGEGDARSISAAIVAASGMMYLRLLALIGALNAAFLPPTLIPFAVLGTAAIAAAVFLMKFGSAGSIDETPDPPRNPLELGTAFLFAILFIVMLLLTRAIIHNFGNTGLQLLSFVVGFTDIDPFVLSLLKGSYQGIGMDQLAAAFFIASGSNNFLKAVYALALGGWAACRDAIVILVVMGMLTLGYGLTAL